In the Astatotilapia calliptera chromosome 5, fAstCal1.2, whole genome shotgun sequence genome, one interval contains:
- the LOC113022172 gene encoding U6 snRNA-associated Sm-like protein LSm3: protein MADEVEQQPTTNTVEEPLDLIRLSLDERIYVKMRNDRELRGRLHAYDQHLNMILGDVEETVTTVEIDEETYEELYKSTKRNIPMLFVRGDGVVLVAPPLRVG, encoded by the exons CAACCAACTACAAACACAGTTGAGGAGCCACTTGATCTGATCAGGCTCAGTCTAGATGAGCGAATCTACGTCAAGATGAGGAATGACCGCGAGCTCAGAGGCCGACTTCAT GCTTACGATCAGCACTTGAACATGATCCTTGGTGATGTGGAGGAGACTGTGACGACAGTGGAGATCGATGAGGAGACTTATGAAGAACTCTACAAG TCTACCAAGAGAAACATCCCCATGCTGTTTGTGAGAGGTGACGGCGTTGTCCTTGTAGCTCCACCTCTCAGGGTGGGCTAA